In Cottoperca gobio chromosome 19, fCotGob3.1, whole genome shotgun sequence, the genomic window GGAATTATCTGGCAAATTAATGGAATTTTTGTCAAATTAATGGAATTATTTGACAAATTAACGGAATTATCTGGCAAATTAATGGAATTATCTGGCAAATTAATGGAATTATTTGGCAAATTAATGGAATTATTTGGCAAATTAATGGAATTATTTGGCAAATTAATGGAATTATTTGGCAAATTAATGGAATTATTTGGCAAATTAATGGAATTATTTGGCAAATTAATGGATTATATCTGCTCATGATCGGGTCAAAGGTGGCTTTCTATCTGTTTATGACATGTTGAATACAACCTGAGCAGTTAACTtctatattttcatttgattcCTGTTAAAAGGTTTCCACCGTGAATATTCCCGTAATTTTGCAACATTACCTTTTAATATGAAACCGAAACAAAGTGCACCTTCATGCTCCAAATGCACTTTCGTGACACTTTCTACAAAAGTGCATTTTGGGCATGGATTTTGTAATGTTTGATTATCAGTTTGAGCATGAAATATTAGGCCGCCATTGCATAAATGTAAATTGCAGGATATATTCTTTATTGTAAACGTAGTAAATCTCATTCCCCAGTAGTTGATGTTGACCAAGAGACTTGCTCGAGGTTCACTGTCAGTGCTACTAATGAACAAGATTTACCCTCAGGTGTCATCAGCTGCAGTACTTTACGACTTTGCTGCCTGATGCTGATGATCTATGAACTTTTTATAGTCTTATGGCTCTTGTTGAAATACAACCTGTTATACGTGAGAACATGAATACACTGCAGAAGCATTTACTCTGCGAACCTGAATAGAAATGCGGTCGTAAAAAGTGTCACACGGAATCTGTTTTACATAACAAAAAAGGCTGTCGTGTCTCCTTTTGTACTTCACTGCATGGTTGTGTGTTGTATTGCTTAATTATAGAAGAGCGACAGGTGGAAACGccgctttctttcttttggaaGCATTTTAAACTCATTCTCTCGCTCTGTCATGCGCACGATGTTCTGTCGGGAGAAGGCTCTTATGTAATGAGTCCTATCCAAACATCCAAGGAAACGTTTGCTCCAAAAGTAGGCCAGTAAGATAATTACtcagaaaaagaaataacagaGAAGAAGGAACAACTTAAGAGAAATGGCTGATGGGTTTGTTTGATGTACTGAATTATAAATAGTATTGACTCTCGCCCATTATGTCTTTAACCTACACTCTGACTAATGTTCAGTACGCTTCTCCTTTAGCGTAGTACTCCCAATATAAACACACGGTAAAGATCTGGAGGAAACCAAGAGGCTTGTGTGTCTCGCATCAGTGGACCTGCACAGCGCTCGGCTCAGCAGAGAGGGTTTGCCGTGCGGACCGGGGAGGCTTCCACCAGAACACTACTCATCATGCCAGTAACCATGGTGATATAAAGTCGAGCTCCACAGACTATTGATCATTCTCGGAGCTCTCATTGTTATCCTCCAGATAATCCCCCGTCCCCGAGGCCACTCTCACCTGCGGTACCCTTCACACTCTGCAACACTCGTATGCGTTTCTCTCTCGGATTAATTGCATCTTGTCCAGGTGCAACGTTATTATCAATTTTAATAATCAAGTATCGatttctctctgctgtttttgtctgccccccccccccctaatgTGTCACATCAAGCTGTCGATAACCTTGtgactcctctcctccccaGACACCCCGTTCAGAGAAGGTCAGGAGCGAGACCTGAAGGCGGCCTTGACGGGGACAGATCCCTCCATCCCGCTGGTGTTTGTCAGTGGAAACCATGACCTGGGCAACACCCCCACCCCCAGGACACTGGAGCAGTACTGCACTGCTTGGGGGAACGACTATTTTAGCTTCTGGGTAAGCAGAGAGCTGTTCATTTTTAGTCGTAGCAGCGTTAAAGCTCTTAGTAACTGTATAGATGTTATAAAATCGACCCTTTGTTGCACTACAATGTTTATAAATGATTGAGGTGGAGGTAACCCTTCTGTCTCCTGACGTCCCAGGTGGGTGGAGTCCTCTGCCTGGTTCTGAACTCCCAGTTGTTCTACGACGCCTCGGCCTGCCCTCAGCTGAAGGAGGCCCAGGAGACGTggctggaggagcagctgagcaGAGCCTCCTCCTCAACGGTAAAACGGCATCGCTGCTCTGATTTCTGAATCCTTTGCAGCGGTTCAGATAGTTGCTGCCCGTTTGTCTTTGGAGATTGTTGCTGAGCCCATCCCCCTCACATCTGTTCAGGAACCCAAACCCAAACACGTCCTGGTGTTCCAGCACATTCCTCTGTACCTGAAGAAGCCCGATGAGGAGGACGACTACTTCAACCTGCAGAGGGAGGTCAGACAAGACCTGCTGGAAAGGTTCAAGAAGGCAGGTAGGACAGCGAGGCTCGTCATAACCCTTTGACTCTCATTGCAATATTTGTTCTTCAGTGTGTCTGCGCTTCAACACGATGGACAGTTTGTCTCTTCTAACTACTCGGTCTTGTCCATCCACGTTTGTGCACGTTTGTTCCAGCTTTGAACTAGAagtcacagaagaagaagagttttacTGTTTTGAAAGTCAAGCAGCTTCTAAAACGCCCCGAAAGTATCCGCAGTATCTTCTGTAATGACGGATTTACTGTGAAGTGGTTTTACATTTCTTGCCTTAATACCTCTTAGCTCGTATTCCCGTTAAACCTGTTCGCTTCCAGCATTATCTTCCTGCAGCACAGTTAAGATCCCAGCCCAGAGGATTAATATGCCATTAGCCAGAACCACAGGAGCAGCTCCTGGCACACACGGGGCgtaattgaattaattaatgcaTTCACTCCCTTTTAAGAAGAAGAATTCCATAATCAAAATCCATTGTTGTCAGCTTATGACTGATACAAGGGTATCAGGCCGGGAGACTCTCACAAGGACAATACGTCTTTAtgaacacacgcgcacacatcACACTGCACGGCCACTTGTGAATGACAGGAGCGCTCGTACGGACACGTGTCATGCTTCTCAATCTTGCATCAAGGTGACTGTCGGGGGATGGTACTAATTTCATTATTCCAGCTTGTATTTAACCACGTTGCCCCGTTTTGCTCTGATGACCCCTCCCTCTCATAATTGATTGCTCCTCTAAGGGACGCCTGGTTAAAGATTTAAAGGGCAATCCGTACaggctttctttctttcacagagggttgttactgtatgtgcagGAAACGCTGCGTGTCCTTTCTCATCCACACTCTTATTCACACGTCCGGCCAATTATACATCCAGACTACATACAGGGCATGCACTGCGAACTCTATACGTACATGTGCACTACATGGGCGTGAATAATTGATGCCAGACATGCTCACTGTAACGCCGCGTACACTACATGACTTCTCTCATGTTAACAAGCACACACGTGCAAGTACAATATGTGGTGCTACCGATCGCTGCGAGAGAAGGGATGTGATTTCTGTCATGTTTTACTCTCCGTCCCCGTCCCGTACGTAACGGGGGGCCCGGGCAAGCTCCGTCTCCTGCACATTTCCTCTGCTCGGATTGGAGATTTAGTAGCTCTTTATAAATCAGCGTACTGAATCTTAAACTTTGATGACTTGACAAGACGAATCAAACCtgttattattgaattatacaGCCTTTTGTCCCCGAGGTCTCTCAGCTCTCTTCTGATCCCCCGGTTTCTCTTTCATGCTCCTTCtgctctccttcatctcctggTCTGTCGTCGGTGCTGATGCTGTAACATCTGCACTTTGAATCTACTGTAGTCCTGGAGGCGTGCGTGTGTCATCATCTTTGAGTCAACGTCTATTAGTCAGAAACATCTACTTGCAGATGTTCATGGTTTCCAGAGGATGTTCGCTAACGATGCTTTGACGGCAGACAACGCATCGTGGTTGCACATCCAAACACCGTTAAAAGCAGGTGCTGGACTAATAGAATAAAGCAAAGAAGGCACAGTGTGTCGACCTTTTATTGAACTTACACTCTGACGTTCAATAACTGACCTCTTAACGTCTTGTCTGCGCGATCATCAGGTCCACATTGTAATGTGTCCAATGCTTACGTTTATGTAAAGCAAACATATGTTGTATGTGTGAGTTATTAAGGATGGGAGAGCACAAACGTGGATGGACAATCCTTAATAACGCTCATGAATTATTTAAAACTCATTTTATAATTCCTATATTTTCACACTCCACTTACTCATACTTTAATGCATAATCAGCCACATCATAAATATTAACAACTTTACCTAATGCAccaaaatctaattaaaaaagcAGATTTGTTATCACCAGCACCGGCAGTCGTGTGTCTGTAGAATTGATTCACTTAATGAAGGACTTGTAGGACGTCCCATGTAGTCGGCGTTCCCCGCAGAGCAAAACAAGCGTCTTGTAAAAACATCCCATCGGAGACGCCGTTGAGCTTTTCTCCTGGAGAAAACAATCAAACCGAGCGAGGAAGTGCAGAAAACTGTTAGTGTACTgcagagtgaagaagaaaaagaactcCGGGGCAAGTTGGttgtttgtcttcctgtcttGAGTTTCCTCTCATCCGTGTGTAATCACGTCTCTTCTGGACACGCGTCGGCTGCTGTCGTCTTTGCGTTGCGCTTTTCACGCATCGTCTCCCTCCCGTGTCGGTCTGTCCTCACCGCTGCACGCTGTGATCTGAAGCCTCCAGATGTACTCTGCTGATCATTACTGTCATTACAGTAAAGGGCAGCATCattaacctcacacacacacacacacacacacacacagacacactgtttCCAGTCTTGCAGTGATTAAAGTGCACGCAGGAACAGTGAAGCATTGGCACAGATGAAGCTTCGAATGTCATTTTTCTCTTGAGATTTTCATTAAGTAAGCAGTTGACAAGGATAAGTCTCTATCTGTGTTTGCGCTGCCAGCTCTCATCATTCTCCCTCGGAAGAGAAATGGAGTAATACCAGCAGTTGAAGGATTACGTGTTTTATAGTGTAGAAAGAATTTAGTTTCAAGATCCCTTTAATGGAACGCTGGAAAGCTCTTTAACAGGGTTTTCTTTGTACCAATAACACATGGATGTTGTTCAAAAAACTCTTCAAGGGCATTCTTCTTACTTGGCCGCCTCAAAGTTGCTATTGGTTCTTTTTTGTCTGGCAAGAACCGAGAGATGATGTTGGGCAGCTTTCCTCTTTGTGGAGTAATTCAAACAATTCTAAAGAAAGTGGCCTTGAAATGAGTCTCTGGCATCAAATCAATCCTCCTCAGTAGTGTAAGTACGCTCTGCCACGTGTGAGCGAGTCCTCTGACCGCTCCAAAGGAGTCTTTTGTGGCGTCGGTTGACTTCCAGCTGCTGGGCATTCGGCATTAGGTTGTTATTGCTCCTTTCTGCCCACCGCTCCAGggacctaaccctaaccctaaccctaacccttgaaACACAGAATATAGTCCCCTTAACTCCAAGCTAATACtgaacatttaattacattttactgAGATATTCTCCAtttctttcccttcttcttGCAGGATACGAGTGTCGGGGGATGTTTGAGTGGTTGTTTATTTCATGCAcgtttttgtatgtgtttgcacTTTGCATATAAACGATGACGATACATTCTACAGTAAGTATCTATACGTTATCGCAGCAGCACAGCCGCACACGGGGAAAGGTGAGACACCAATTAGTCTTCCTGTGGCTCATCAGAGCGAGCACTTCCACCCCGGGAACCGTTGACTGCATTCCAGCTGATATTAATGACACActgtctcccctccccccccgcCCTCTCTGGCAACTAAAGTGTCACGCTTTCCCccccttttttaaattgcacAATCAATTACTATGGTTTCCTAACTGACAGTTATGTGGTTGATATTGGCTTTAATTGTGCACTTGTTCCGTGTGTTTAATATCTTTTGAGCTGAAACCAAGCACCCGATTAGAAAAGGACAGTTTTCAAACGCTCAAATAATCCTGTGAAATATCGGTTGCTTTGCAAACTGTTATGACAACcggtaaacaaaacaacaagacaatTAGTTTTCACTTCTTTTGTGGTATCTGCTGCTCGGTGGAAGACTTTTCCGTCAGTACAATGCAGTTGGTTTGTTGGTAACAATCACACAAAGCCCTGAACAGCCTGGAGGAAGTCTTTTACTCTTATTATTGCTACCTCTGCGCTTCCTCGTCACTGTCATACCCGTAATCGTAGTAAATAATGCTCCCTGCGCCTCGACCCTAGGACAATCTTTCAGTGCATGAGCGCAAGTCAGCCGGCAGTTAGTTACTGcgagcagaggaagaaagacatGCAAATATTGTGGCTCGTTTGCTCGTTGCGGATGTAGAGTTTGAAGAGAACAGGTTTTACGCAAATCCAGATTCTCTTCAGAGAAAATTGAATTCCCTTCGCTGGAGACCAGTGTCTCCTCTCCGAGAGGCGAGTGGAGTAGTTGAAATCCCAGAAGTGCTCtcagcctcctctctcttcagAGATGAAGGACTGTAATTAggtttctttcctcctcctcctcctcctcctcctcctcctcttcctcctcctcttcctcccactgGTTTGTATCCAACATTCAGGATACCTTGAGCGCACATACGAACCGAATGAaggcacacacagatgcactacCACGCCGCCTCTGAACCCTGCGCAtgtacagacaaaaacaagtgCAGCTGAGAAATTCATTGGAATTCCCAACATTGCTGGCGGCGGTAGAGTTGTACATACAGTAGCTAATTAGTGGAGAAGATGAGCcgtgcgccgctctgcatagtctctccttcttcccctctcggtctctcactctttctctctctctcgccgcTGGTTGTCTTTATCAGCGAGGGTCCTACTCTGTTCCAAAAGCGAAGACACATTTGTCACCCACTGGGGATTTGATAAGAGGCCACAGTTAAGCCTTTAACCCCTTTGTTTTAATGATGAGACTGAATAGTGCTTTTGCTTTCTCTTATTCCGTCTTTGTCTCACTCTTTTTCTACCACGTCCAGAGGTTGGTGGGGATCACTTATTCGGTGGGGCGTGTTGTTTTAGGTACCGGTGAGATAACACGATGGAGGACAGTTTGAGTAATGGATTCTTGGGAGTTTGAAGGTTTATCAGATGCTGAAACGGTGCACGCTGGTTTGTAAGACCATGAGGATGgatttgacatttatttcattacaaCGATCAccagttaaatattaaaacttaCCAACTCTACAGAGTAATGACCAGGAATGCGTACTTGCACGTGTTTCATTGGCCAACGCTGGATCACGTTGCATTTCGTCGCGGCAAAGGTTTAGCCAGGTTCTGCTGTTTGCCAGTTCTTTCAGTCggctcattgaaatgaatgaggaggCCGCGTATGTTCTGAACACTGAACTGAACCATCGTGTCTTCATTGACACGATCAGGAATGTCGGCGCGCACGATGTCCGTGtcctcaacacttcctgctcaTTCACTGTTTTATCGGTTGAACTGTTGCCTCGTTTTCTCTTCTGCATCAAATTGAAAGTCGTTGAGATGGAATCGCTAACCACAGATGGCTTCACGTCTGAACTTCCTGTGCAGCAGAAACGACCTCATCAGAGTTATAGTAtcaaatattttgtgtttttatttctcatctGTTCAAATGAAAGCAGCAATATGATGTTGTTGTGTAACTTGAACTGTTCTATATCTGGGTGAGGTAGTTCATCTGAAAGTGGATTCCAAGtatcagaaaatgtaaatactatATTTAATTACTTCAGAGCTGATGCAACTTCCCAGACTCCTTCAAAAGTCCTGTCGCAAACGTAACGCAGTTGCACTTCCTCCCCTGCTGCGGTTTAAGTGGCGTCTCAAGTTTTGCTCGTACGATATCTTCAGCAATTATGCTACAGGCTGCGAGCGCCGACAAAACGTGGCTGACCTACGCTCAGCACTGTTCCTGAACGCCTCCTTTGAAGACGGAggactggagctgctgctgcggctcaGATTCCTTAATACTTTCATTACAAAGAGATTTAACCCGTTGAGATCCGCCGGATTAAATGTGGCGCGaaatctgtgtaacaaatgCCATCGACGCAGAAATTGCTGCAACAACTTATGAGAGATAATGGAGCATGTTCATCATATACTTCAATCATAATGTTCTAAGCTCTAAGCTGTCACATTTGAATAGGCGCCTAACCACAACACCATGTTTATTACAGATTAATGACAAGAGAAACTTGAGCTGAGCATCTCAAATTAATCGTCAGACTCTCAGCTTTCAGATGATGTGCACCACTTCCAAGTGTTGACCTGCAATCTCCCCCTAAAGTtctcctgtcccccccccccccccccccccctaaaaaagacaaaaatggtGGGTCTCTAAGCGTGAAACATGCACTGCAAGAGCACTGTAATAGTTTACTTATAATGCTAATCATGTATTtgcagacaaaaagaaactttGAACTTTTCGAGGGCACTCACCAGGTCGGGGGTCTGGGTGCTGAGTTCCACATTTCCCCTCCCCGCTCGGCCTCTGTCGCCCTTCGACAAACATAAGGATCGTCGCTTGGTGAATTCAGGATGATTAGGTACCACGTTGGGTACCAAATGGCCAAAAGGCATGCATGCTCTCAGAGGGATAGATGGCACGCTGACTACTTCCATTTCCCAGCTCCccttgtgattgtgtgtgtaacTGGAGGACACGGGAAGGAGACGCTGCGCGGTGACTGATGGCTGAGAGTGATTTATGGGGAGCCGGGGTTGCAAGACGCCTCACCGCACTACATCATTTTGTATCCCTCTGTCATGCAAATTATCAACAGCCACCATTTCATGATGAATTATTTCCCAGACCTGCACTTTAATGACAACCGCCCTTCAATGCGAGCGTGCACGTCGCATGTTCCCTCCTACGCAGACGGCTGTCACAGATGTGCAGATGACAGCTTTGTTCAGAAATGCATTAAGAGTTcgtgtcaaagagaaagatggaggaaaagGTCTGAAGGGAAATTGGTTCTCCTGGAGGTAATcactgatgggggggggggggggggttagtggCAAGATAGGAAGTTAACTCGCAATTAGCAAATCCAATCTTGTAGCCTGCAAAATCAGTGACCAAGAGATGAAAGGGAGATGATGGAAAGAAGACGAGGGACGCAGTGAGCGCATACATCGGACGTTTCTTCACTTCCTTTATCCCTACATCAGCGATCCCGTTTACCTTTTTAAACAGCAAAGATGTTGCAGAATAAACAAACGCATCCAGTAATGAAGGGAAATAGCTGCAACATATGAAAACTATAATATAACCCAAACACATTGGCGAGGACTCGTCTCGCCTTTCTCTGCATTTTTCTGCAACTCTGACCAGAATTCAATTTGACTCTGGGTAATTGTCCTCCGTTAGCATTCAATATGTTTTCATCACTCTGACTGCTTACTCTGGGTGTTTTCTGAGCgctctaaccccccccccccccccccctccctccctcatcgCCCCACCTCAGTCTGTCAAAGCAAAGGCCAATCCCTAGATGGGAATCTTTAtcacaaagaaaagcacaaaagAAGTAGCAGTGTTTCAAGGCTGACAGGTAAATGGGATTTCTGCAGACGAGACGTGGAATTATCGCCGCAGAGATTGCACGTTTTTTCCCGAGGACGAGGAAATGGAAGAATGAAGCAAAGCtgggcagagagacagaaattgGACCTAACAATCCTTTACTGAACGCGATTCTGCTATTTAACACTCTGTGAGCACACGCTGTGCCTCCCGTCTGCGTATAGCTCACACTTAGCACGGTTATATGCTCCATTCTCTATATGGCTGAATGGTGTTGTCAGAACAAGGACAAGGATTTTATTCTTGATGTAGCTCAATGTTTACAGCCGTGGAACTAACATTACCACACTTAAGGGCCACCCACGCCGAATGTACTGCAAtgcactaataataataataacatgtatttCTATATTACACCTTTCCTACAGAATAACGTGCTAGCTTAGCTCGTATTGTTGGTATCAAGCTCTTAAGTTGTTCCAGCAGTAACGGTGGGGGCTGTAAACCTCGAGCAGCGACACACGTTGGACTCAAACGTTCCTCTCTCTAGGAATGGAAGAATTCAAAAgcgaaataaataaagagaaaagcgGCTTTAATTGATTGTGTTCAGAAGATTCTGTTTGGTAAGTTCATTGTGCTGGGACTAAAGCTCGTCATTTACATACAGGTTCAGTGTCTGTATGTTGAAGGTATCCTTGGAGATAGAAGTAAGGGGCTGCAAGTGATGAGATATTCATGGTGCAATCAGCCAATCTATTCTTTGTGGATCTGAACTTTGAATTCCCCCGTTGGTTGTGTTTCTGCTTCTGTTGCGTACACGCCCCGTCTCTCACTGTTCAGAGCAAGAACTTTTCTTGGCGTAATTACAAACTTAAAGACACGAGCAGACATCCTCTCCATGAACCCTGAGTGGCGTCTGGCCCGAGTTCAGTCCATCCTCCCTGCGCCGGTATGAAAGGGATCAGACGACGGTTATGTGTCTTTGAAACAATTCAAGGGTATTTGTGAAATGTAAATAGTTTGTAGCtctttattgtgtgtatttctcAGTTGCATTCAGGCAATCTCAGCCTCCACCTCTCACTTTGAAAGAGTGCTTTCCCCCAAATTCATTTTCTGGCAGACAATTTCAGAGGCCAGCTTCATCTTCCGACTGCGTTTCAAGGGGGCAGCTTTTTCTacttccttcttttttcttttattgtttatcttttattcatacAGAAAATCTTTTGGAGATTGaaaatgcttttctttctcagaCAGGCCGTCTTTCCTCTGCTCccagaaaggtttttagtttttttttaaagcagaccAGGTGGAGTGGTTTGACTTCTAAAGCTGGCGTAATGACAGCGCTCTGAAAGGGACGTGCTCTAATGAATCCAGGTCAGGGTGTTATCTCTGGGCTTTTGTTAAATTGATTCTATGAAATCGGTTTTGCTCGGTAAGAGCCAGTGGAACAAGTCAGCGGAGGGAGCCGTTTCATTTCCACAACATACAAATTGTATATATTGGTTCAGTCCACTTCAGCTGTCAGCTATACTTAGGACCTTTAAGGGAAGCCTGTAGTGCGTCGTGACCGAACTGAGGTCCCGTTCTGCCTGAGAGACGTTGGACAGGAGCCAAGCACAACGCTCCGAGGGCCTCGGAGAACAAACCAGGAGCTAAACTTGGTATTCTCGTATTTTAATCCTGGTTGGctgaaagacattttaaaataccaTTGGTGTAATATTTGTAAATACACTTAAtgactttaatgttttg contains:
- the cpped1 gene encoding serine/threonine-protein phosphatase CPPED1 isoform X2, which encodes MKAWRDGDCDGGGDEWAEEVELTKQAVQAVNQLRPRPRFMVLCGDLVHAMPDTPFREGQERDLKAALTGTDPSIPLVFVSGNHDLGNTPTPRTLEQYCTAWGNDYFSFWVGGVLCLVLNSQLFYDASACPQLKEAQETWLEEQLSRASSSTEPKPKHVLVFQHIPLYLKKPDEEDDYFNLQREVRQDLLERFKKAGVKAVFSGHYHRNAGGRHDGLDMVVSSAIGCQLGEDTHGLRVVVVTADDIVHRYLSLEQLSARGVDDDLRKLLQV